One Hevea brasiliensis isolate MT/VB/25A 57/8 chromosome 5, ASM3005281v1, whole genome shotgun sequence genomic region harbors:
- the LOC110654618 gene encoding uncharacterized protein LOC110654618: MAEIKVDATHDHRLIVAEANISEQKIHKAGRVAALDIFRGLTVALMILVDDAGGEWPMIGHAPWNGCNVADFVMPFFLFIVGMAIPLALKRIISRGQAVKKVIFRTLKLLFWGLLLQGGFSHAPDKLTYGVDMKYVRWCGILQRIAFAYLIMALVEIFTKDTKPRDLQPGRFSMFRLYCWHWLTGACILVVYLSVIYGAYVSDWQFTINNRDSADYGKVFNVVCNVRGKLDPPCNAAGYVDRKVLGIAHMYHHPAWRRSKACTENSPYEGPFQSDAPSWCHAPFEPEGILSSISAVLSTIIGVHFGHVLVHLKADSSRLKHWILMGVALLIIGFVLHFTNVVPLNKQLYTFSYVCVTSGAAALVFSAIYVLVDIWGLQFIFLPFKWIGMNAMLVYVMAAEGVFAGFINGWYYDDPHNTLIYWIKKHIFIGVWHSQRVGILLYVIFAEILFWGIIAGILHGQGIYWKL, encoded by the exons ATGGCTGAAATTAAGGTGGATGCTACTCACGACCACCGTCTGATAGTAGCCGAAGCTAATATTTCTGAGCAAAAGATCCACAAGGCAGGGCGTGTTGCTGCACTTGACATCTTTCGAGGCCTCACAGTGGCG TTGATGATTCTGGTTGATGATGCTGGAGGAGAATGGCCAATGATTGGACATGCACCATGGAATGGTTGCAATGTGGCTGATTTTGTTATGCCATTCTTTCTGTTTATAGTTGGGATGGCCATTCCTCTTGCTCTAAAG AGAATAATAAGCCGGGGTCAAGCCGTTAAGAAAGTGATTTTCAGAACTCTAAAACTCCTCTTTTGGGGTCTCCTATTACAAG GAGGTTTTTCTCACGCTCCTGACAAACTGACTTACGGTGTTGACATGAAGTATGTGAGATGGTGTGGCATTCTCCAG AGAATTGCTTTTGCATACCTAATAATGGCGCTGGTGGAAATCTTTACAAAAGACACAAAACCTAGGGATTTGCAACCTGGCCGGTTCTCTATGTTTAGGTTATATTGTTGGCATTG GCTGACAGGAGCATGTATACTTGTTGTTTACTTGTCTGTAATTTATGGGGCATATGTCTCTGATTGGCAGTTTACCATAAATAATAGGGACAGTGCTGATTATGGGAAGGTTTTCAAT GTAGTCTGCAATGTTAGAGGAAAACTGGATCCTCCTTGTAATGCAGCTGGGTATGTTGACAGAAAAGTCCTAGGAATAGCTCACATGTATCATCATCCAGCTTGGAGGAGATCCAAG GCCTGCACGGAGAATTCCCCATATGAGGGGCCTTTCCAAAGTGATGCTCCATCATGGTGCCATGCACCTTTTGAACCTGAAGGAATCCTAAG CTCAATATCTGCTGTTCTCTCTACTATCATTGGAGTTCATTTTGGACATGTGCTTGTACACTTGAAG GCTGATTCCAGTAGGCTAAAGCATTGGATTCTGATGGGAGTTGCTCTTCTCATTATAGGATTTGTTCTTCATTTCACAAATG TTGTTCCCTTAAATAAACAGCTCTACACTTTTAGTTATGTTTGTGTAACATCCGGAGCTGCAGCATTGGTGTTTTCAGCTATCTATGTTCTG GTTGATATTTGGGGTTTGCAGTTCATTTTTCTGCCATTTAAATGGATTGGCATGAATGCCATGCTTGTTTATGTAATGGCTGCTGAAGGCGTCTTTGCTGGCTTTATTAATGGCTGGTACTATGATGACCCCCATAACACATTG ATATATTGGATTAAAAAGCATATATTCATTGGAGTTTGGCATTCTCAAAGAGTAGGCATTCTACTCTATGTCATCTTTGCGGAGATTCTCTTCTGGGGTATCATCGCAGGCATCTTACACGGCCAAGGAATTTATTGGAAGCTTTAG
- the LOC110654635 gene encoding 26S proteasome regulatory subunit 6A homolog A, whose protein sequence is MATAMVEDTSLEDDQLASMTTEDILRASRLLDNEIRILKEELQRTNLELDSYKEKIKENQEKIKLNKQLPYLVGNIVEILEMNPEDEAEEDGANIDLDSQRKGKCVVLKTSTRQTIFLPVVGLVDPDKLKPGDLVGVNKDSYLILDTLPSEYDSRVKAMEVDEKPTEDYNDIGGLEKQIQELVEAIVLPMTHKERFQKLGIRPPKGVLLYGPPGTGKTLMARACAAQTNATFLKLAGPQLVQMFIGDGAKLVRDAFQLAKEKSPCIIFIDEIDAIGTKRFDSEVSGDREVQRTMLELLNQLDGFSSDERIKVIAATNRADILDPALMRSGRLDRKIEFPHPTEEARARILQIHSRKMNVHPDVNFEELARSTDDFNGAQLKAVCVEAGMLALRRDATEVNHEDFNEGIIQVQAKKKASLNYYA, encoded by the exons ATGGCGACGGCAATGGTGGAGGATACGAGCCTCGAAGACGACCAACTTGCGTCTATGACTACCGAGGACATCCTTAGAGCCTCTCGTCTTCTCGATAACGAGATTCGTATCCTCAAG GAAGAGTTGCAGAGAACGAATTTAGAGCTGGATTCATATAAGGAGAAGATAAAAGAGAATCAGGAGAAGATTAAGCTCAACAAGCAGTTGCCTTACCTGGTTGGCAACATTGTTGAG ATTTTGGAAATGAACCCTGAAGATGAAGCTGAGGAAGATGGTGCAAACATTGACCTTGACTCTCAAAGGAAGGGTAAATGTGTTGTGCTGAAAACATCTACCCGCCAG ACTATTTTTCTTCCCGTTGTTGGTCTTGTTGACCCAGACAAGTTGAAACCTGGTGATTTGGTTGGAGTCAACAAAGATAGCTATCTGATCTTAGATACTCTTCCATCAGAGTATGACTCAAGAGTGAAGGCCATGGAGGTTGATGAGAAACCAACAGAGGACTACAATGACATTGGGGGCTTGGAGAAACAG ATCCAGGAGCTGGTTGAGGCAATTGTATTGCCCATGACTCACAAGGAGAGGTTTCAGAAGTTAGGTATTCGTCCTCCCAAAGGTGTCCTCTTGTATGGACCTCCTGGGACAGGGAAGACGTTGATGGCCCGAGCTTGTGCTGCACAAACAAATGCTACTTTTCTAAAATTGGCTGGCCCACAACTTGTTCAG ATGTTCATTGGTGATGGTGCCAAACTTGTTCGTGATGCCTTTCAGCTTGCAAAAGAGAAATCTCCCTGCATCATATTTATAGATGAAATTGATGCAATTGGCACTAAGCGGTTTGACAG TGAAGTAAGTGGAGATAGGGAAGTGCAGAGGACCATGTTAGAATTGCTTAATCAGCTTGATGGCTTTAGTAGTGATGAGAGGATTAAG GTGATAGCTGCAACAAATCGTGCTGATATCTTGGATCCTGCCCTCATGCGATCTGGCAGATTGGATCGCAAAATTGAGTTTCCGCACCCAACTGAAGAAGCAAGAGCTCGCATTTTGCAG ATCCACTCAAGGAAGATGAATGTTCATCCTGATGTCAATTTTGAAGAATTGGCTCGGTCCACAGATGATTTCAATGGGGCTCAGCTAAAAGCAGTTTGTGTAGAGGCTGGAATGTTAGCGCTTCGACGGGATGCAACTgag GTGAACCATGAGGACTTTAATGAAGGTATAATCCAGGTCCAAGCGAAGAAGAA